atggaaaaaaagacagcagcaCTGATACAGCACACATTGCGAACACCACTGTTACTCAGCACTCTTTTACTTTCAAGTCAAGTCGTCTGTGGGCGGTATCACCGCCACTGTTCGCTGTACGGTTATTTCATAATATCGGTAACGTTATACAAACTAGCTAGTGCTTTCAAAGGCGTCGGGCTAGAATTCAAGCCAGTCATGTCTATATACTGTCTGTGGGTCTATGTATGTCCGACTCCATTGTGTACGTACGGTACCCCCGGTATATCCAGTACGCATGCGCAGACGTCATGGCGCTCTGCTCCGGAAGCggtttcaaccaaattgcctgTACAGCAGAGCCGTTTTAAGCAGAAACCGTAAAAAAGAGACgaaaagagttaaaaaaggAAGCCTAATTCTTTacgaaataaaaaaaaaatcatttgtgtTGCAGGAAAACGAAAGGCATGTGCAAAGAATGCACAGCCACGTTCTTTCCCCAAattgttttgccttttattttgaaggcggCGAGAAAGTGAACCTGTCCAATCAGAGTAGACGGATCCAGGAAGGAAGTAGCACCCATGCAGAACAGTTGCAATACTATGAAAACAACTTCCTTATAATTCAGTGCATGTGTTACCTCGTACAAATGCTTAATCTGCAAGGCGAAAcattacagaaagaaagaagagtttAAGGTTTAAGGTAAGTTTAAGGAGATACAAAATGTCTTATAGTTGGTATCTGTATACAGTTCTGATGAGACAATGATGTGTGGGGAATTATTTTCCATCATATCCAATTACCATCAGCAGGATATCCTTCTTGTCTTGTTGGCTTTTTCAGATCAAATTAAAGGGTCTGTTCACCCAAATCgaaaagaaatgttgaattattttctctctttgactttgaaaatgtcaaaacagcaATGTGTCATTCCAGTAACAATAGTTGCTCCTGGTTTGGACTATTTATTCAGGTAGAACAGAGTTCCTATAGAAATAAATGAGAGATAAAAGtagaataaaacattgtttgtggACCCATTTAGAAATATGCAACATATAAACTCAAAGCTAAAATAATGAAGATCTTAAAAGTAGATTTAGACACATTTCAGCCTCTTGAGAGCGGGGCCTCAAGTCATGATTAATAAAGAAATTAGTGCTATTAGAGACTCCTGTTGATCCTATAACAAAAcatctgctgtgaaaaaaggccCATTGAACTAGCAAAAGCATAAACATTAAGGCTGGAGCTTTTAGGGTCCATGGGGAATAGGCTTAGAATAGGATTTTTGTATGTATGAAGTAGAATATTGATATTCTTGCCTCTTTTCAGATGGGATACATGACAGTAGAGGAGCACAGCTCCACCCTGCTCCACCTGAAGAGATCTCCTGGCATTCGTTCCTGGTCTCTTCTTGTCGGTAAGTCATACAATCATATTTAAATTACACATCCCAAGCCGTCCACTATCCCCTCGATATGTTCAAACTCCGTCATTAAAACATCTCtgctctaataataataataatgtctctAATAATAAGCCTCTTATTTTAATTGCAGGTATAGCATCTGTTGGGCTAGCAGCTGCCTACTACAGCTCAGGTACTCAAACTGGATTTACCTAATCTCTTGATCAATTTGCAACTTCCAGTTTACATCCGTTTACAAATTAACTTTCCACATTTACTCACACCGCtttccattctttttttgttttatttgatgcGTCGTGTGGATCACACAGACAGCGTCTTGTGGAAGCTTTTCTACGTGACCGGCTGTCTGTTTGTAGCCATGCAGAACATGGAGGAATGGGAGGAGGCTTTGTTTGACAAAACCAAGAACCTGATTGAGCTCAAGACGTTTAGCTTGTACGCTGTAGTCCTGACGTTGTGGAAGAAGGGTCAGGAGAGAGGTCAGTACCACCACATGGCGGGTTACTCCGTACAGTAGTCCCCACTGGCTGTGTGACGGGAGAGAATCatagattttaatttatttttatttgtttttcctttctgtctctcagttGTGTTGGATCTGACACAGCTGTGTGACATCTGCGTCCAGGAAGAGAAGGTTCGCTATTTGGGGAAGGGCTATGTGCTGATGCTGCGCCTGGCTGCCGGCTTCTCCTACCCCCTGACTCAGAGTGCCACACTGGGGGGACGAAGGTAGGTCTGCTGCTAACAGCTCTAACACATAAAAGTTATAATTCTTAAGATTTTAGTCATTTCGCATCCAGCACTACGGTCCTGAATTAACTCAGAAataactagggctgggtaccgaatgCAATACTTTTTGGGCACAGACCGAATAGCCTCTGAAGTGCCTGGTATTAAAAAAGGCCTCGTCGATCAATTCCAAATTTCATTACCTATTAGAAGTAAATCTCAGCACCGTcaagtgagccaataagcatgcagcatgcgtCTACCAAGATCTAAAGAAGGGGCCACTTCTCCTACGAAATGTGGAAAACAACATTCATAAAAAGGCATACAAGTTGTgttctctgtttatttcctgttttctggtgaagtccgcacatttttaaaaacacacctttctggcacatctactgcagtcatttcattcactgtgttcacttggaaggaatcactgcacatgggtaggcccTCGTAATGACATTTCAAGCATGTTTAGtggttaaaaacatgtttaaaacttgccctgtttaagcttgttgggtgctaactctgcaggaggataacacggtgtaggcagcacagattggtttcatttttccctctactgacagcactccaaatttacaaccaacagagctacgtattgaaattgactggaattctcctttaatctttgtattgtcctcgggtcaaattgacccgtttcaaagtgttttatatcagaaatatggatttctttcaaccaaagtgcccaaaataacatggatgattccatacaaatatacagtgggtacggaaagtattcagacccctttaaatttttcactctttgtttcattgcagcctttttccaNNNNNNNNNNNNNNNNNNNNNNNNNNNNNNNNNNNNNNNNNNNNNNNNNNNNNNNNNNNNNNNNNNNNNNNNNNNNNNNNNNNNNNNNNNNNNNNNNNNNttggaaaatggctgcaatgaaacaaagagtgaaaaatttaaaggggtctgaatactttccgtacccactgtatacaaaataattcataatttctgcctttttaactaaaaacgtacgTATaaattgatataaatgaggtttgttgaccatgaattccaagaataagtgtaaaacctgttattaagccagctcaggtttaaaaagaagtaaaaagtctaaAGTCTTCTTTAAAGTCTTCTTATTGtctgattttttaaaaatgattattaaaGCCAAGCAatatttggaagaaaaaaaagcaacagcagtATGCTTTGTATAACTAACAAACACAAGATAATGCATTATATCCCTGTTCTCCTTCCCTTCTGTCTGTTACCTGTCAGTGACGTGGAGGCGTTGGCTGCATTGCTGAAGCGCTTCGTGGggctggaggagctgcagcaacgCAGGCAGCAGGAGGCAGAGGCCGAgtatggagaggaggaagattCTTTGGACAACGGCAGTGATTCAGATGATCAAGCAGACCAACTCTGATCTCTGTGTGACTTGCATCCTTCATCCATTTAGGGGCATTATGGTATTGCTATGGCATTACAGAGGGTGCCCATTGTTAGTGATGCCCTCACTACGTTATACTTTTAGCATTAGCATGAAACGCCATGAAGATAGATCTCTTCACAGACTTCCttcatcatatttttgttgttgtatgtcaGTTGTGGTTATGGCAGCTTTGGGAGGCTATAAGAGAGCAGAAGTCTCGCCCCTTCCGTTTGCCTGCATGGGACCTAtctttgaggaaaaaaaaaatgaaacgtGGTCAATGGCGACAAGACCAATTTTTGGTCCTGATCGACTTGTGCCTTGGATTACAcgtttttcaaaaataaaaaatgattttacatgTCGATTACAAGAATGTCACAGTTTGTCACAAGAtagttaattcaattcaattttatttatagtatcaattcataaaaagcgttatctcaagacactttacagatagagtttgtctagaccacactccagaatttactaggacccaacagttctagtagtttcctacagagcaagcaacagtgcgagtTAGGTAAAATGCTATGAGGAAAATACATAATTTGCTTGCTTACCTGACGTCATTTTCCCTCTGCTCCCTTTGAGTGGCTGCAGCTCTC
This sequence is a window from Etheostoma cragini isolate CJK2018 chromosome 21, CSU_Ecrag_1.0, whole genome shotgun sequence. Protein-coding genes within it:
- the LOC117937425 gene encoding cytochrome b-245 chaperone 1 homolog — translated: MGYMTVEEHSSTLLHLKRSPGIRSWSLLVGIASVGLAAAYYSSDSVLWKLFYVTGCLFVAMQNMEEWEEALFDKTKNLIELKTFSLYAVVLTLWKKGQERVVLDLTQLCDICVQEEKVRYLGKGYVLMLRLAAGFSYPLTQSATLGGRSDVEALAALLKRFVGLEELQQRRQQEAEAEYGEEEDSLDNGSDSDDQADQL